Proteins found in one Planococcus citri chromosome 2, ihPlaCitr1.1, whole genome shotgun sequence genomic segment:
- the Ppat-Dpck gene encoding bifunctional coenzyme A synthase: MNRKTGLLIGTIGTNPKNVVDFFKKSSVNLDSFSTLYVKLVSNVILESMLLNNKQKNIVNKESFRNTVFDFYSSLKTFEHLDVRVLLSSFNNMDQFKVTTSKPIDVIYFDSLYSSTVIDAFANKYVVNKSKDFQTAPFKVKNNECISTSTEENSNFKEYDYVAMGGTFDRLHIGHKLLLSEAVLRCNKKLTIGVCSDSILNSKTLPEFIDDCDTRIAGVKDFLSDVQPHLDYNIVPIYDIYGPTKEDALLEMIVVSEETVRGAEKINEYRIANGLTKLEVIRINLIEALKKSEYEESKISSSTRRMRLLGELLKPPSSKPNLPAKPYVIGLTGGIASGKSSILEHLRNFGCGCINCDLIAHQMYEIGSTGYQFILETFGPSVLNEDGSVNRKQLGNVVFNDKEKLNQLNNGLWPLVLSKVKEEIQSLYLQNKEVIVIEAALLIQANWTNECHEIWSCIISPEEAIKRLQARNHLSIEEAQTRINSQPQNKEYISNSNVVFCSYWDPNYTKYQVEKAWTNLKKRAAISS; encoded by the exons tgttgattttttcaaaaaatcatccgTGAATTTGGACTCTTTTAGTACGTTATATGTAAAATTAGTGTCGAATGTGATATTGGAATCAATGCTATTAAATAATAAACAGAAAAACATAGTGAATAAGGAATCATTTCGTAACACCGTGTTCGACTTCTACAGTTCCCTCAAGACTTTTGAGCATTTGGATGTCAGAGTATTGTTATCTAGTTTCAATAATATGGATCAGTTCAAAGTTACCACCAGTAAACCAATAGACGTTATATACTTCGATTCTTTGTATTCGTCGACAGTTATCGATGCTTTCGCCAACAAATATGTAGTAAATAAATCGAAAGATTTTCAAACTGCTCCGTTTAAAGTGAAGAATAATGAATGTATTTCTACTTCTACcgaagaaaattccaatttcaaagaATATGATTACGTAGCTATGGGAGGAACTTTTGATAGACTGCACATCGGCCATAAATTATTATTAAGCGAAGCCGTTCTTCGATGTAATAAAAAGCTCACCATAGGAGTTTGCAGTGACTCGATATTAAACA GTAAAACACTGCCGGAATTCATTGATGATTGTGATACGCGTATAGCAGGTGTAAAAGATTTCCTATCTGATGTACAGCCTCATCTCGATTACAATATTGTTCCTATATATGACATATACGGGCCAACTAAAGAAGATGCTTTATTAGAA aTGATTGTTGTAAGCGAAGAAACAGTTCGTGGCgctgaaaaaatcaacgaatatCGAATAGCCAATGGTTTAACTAAGCTAGAAGTGATTCGAATTAATTTGATCGAAGCGTTGAAAAAATCGGAGTATGAAGAAAGTAAAATTAGTTCCAGCACCAGACGAATGCGTTTATTAGGAGAGCTTTTAAAACCACCTTCA tcGAAACCCAATCTTCCGGCCAAACCTTATGTAATTGGATTGACTGGAGGGATCGCTAGTGGAAAGTCATCGATCTTAGAACacttgagaaattttggatGTGGCTGTATTAATTGTGATTTAATTGCTCATCAAATGTATGAAATTGGTTCTACTGGGTATCAATTCATTTTAGAAACATTCGGACCATCGGTACTAAACGAAGACGGATCTGTAAATAGAAAACAATTGGGGAATGTGGTATTTAACGATAAG gaaaaattgaatcaattgaATAACGGTTTATGGCCTCTTGTTCTGAGCAAAGTCAAAGAAGAAATTCAGTCACTTTATCTGCAGAATAAAGAAGTTATTGTGATAGAAGCTGCTTTATTGATTCAAGCGAATTGGACGAATGAATGTCATGAAATTTGGTCGTGTATTATTTCACctgaagaa gctATTAAACGATTGCAGGCGCGTAACCATTTATCTATCGAAGAAGCTCAAACGAGGATAAATTCTCAACCACAAAATAAAGAATACATTTCCAATTCGAATGTAGTATTTTGCTCATATTGGGACCCCAATTATACCAAATATCAAGTAGAAAAAGCTTGGACTAATCTTAAAAAACGAGCTGCCATTTCCAGTTGA